GTGATAGGTGATTCATGGACTGTTTGTAACATCATTTTTAACAAACCTTGACCTCGGTATTTTTCGCTAATCGCAAATTGATATAAAGAGATGCGTCCTTGTGTTTTTTTAGGATAGAAGCGATAAGTCCGGCGAGCCACAAGTACTGCATTAAGTGTTAACTTTTCTCATAAAATGATGCCGAGCCGAATAAATTGAATACCAATGGAAAAAAAGGGGATGTATGTAGCTTGGTAACTTATTTGGACAGTGCTGTTTTCGAACATCAGTTTTGGCTTCAGGTACTTGGAGATCATTCAAGGTTTATCCACGATTCGCTCTATCCTTCTGAAACAGAGGATATTGCGAAAGCGGCGTCCTTTATCCATCAATTCGATCAACTGCTTGCACAAGTCGGTTCACTGAACGAGTCCAATGCGCTGTTGTTCGCGAACAATGTGGAAGAATTCGTCATACAACTAAGAACCTTCAAACTAACCATCATTGAACGCCATATCACAAGCGAAATGAAAATCCATTTAACACCTACTTTTATAAATCATATGGTGAATGAATTAGAAGAATACTCACGGATACTAACCTATCTCAAACAGGGGGAAGTGCCGCCAATCTTTCACGAATTGCATCATCACCTCCTGTGGTTGGTTGATGCAGCGGGTCATGCAGGAGCCATTAATGACCGAATGGATGGCGTAGAAAAACGATTAAAGGAAAAAAGCGGTGCCTTTACAAAACACTTTGAAGAATTTCATTTGAAAGCAGTGGAATTAACGGGTTATTTACGAACGAATATTCATAAATTCCCTGCGTTAAATCGATTTAACAATGAGGTTGAAGTAGAAATTGGTCTATTTAAAACGTTTTTAAATGAGCTGGAGGAAATGGAGCTAAGCGCGGAAGTGTTAGGCATTTTTTCTGC
The sequence above is a segment of the Solibacillus sp. FSL H8-0523 genome. Coding sequences within it:
- a CDS encoding DUF2935 domain-containing protein, whose product is MVTYLDSAVFEHQFWLQVLGDHSRFIHDSLYPSETEDIAKAASFIHQFDQLLAQVGSLNESNALLFANNVEEFVIQLRTFKLTIIERHITSEMKIHLTPTFINHMVNELEEYSRILTYLKQGEVPPIFHELHHHLLWLVDAAGHAGAINDRMDGVEKRLKEKSGAFTKHFEEFHLKAVELTGYLRTNIHKFPALNRFNNEVEVEIGLFKTFLNELEEMELSAEVLGIFSASMADHMAREEQYYLMKLAESTSM